In Piliocolobus tephrosceles isolate RC106 chromosome 10, ASM277652v3, whole genome shotgun sequence, a single window of DNA contains:
- the TAS2R8 gene encoding taste receptor type 2 member 8 encodes MFSPADNIFIILITGEFIIGILGNGYIGLVNWIDWIKKKKISTIDCILTNLVISRICLISVMVVNGIVIVLYPDVYTKSKLQIVICTFWTFANYLNMWFTACLNVFYFLKVANSSHPLFLWLKWKIDMVVRWILLGCFAISLLVSLIIATILSHDYRFHATAKHKRNVTEMFHVSKMPYFEPLTLFNLLAIVPFIVSLMSFFLLVRSLRRHTKQIKLYATGGRDPSTEAHVRAIKTMTLLIFFFFLYYTTSLLVSFSYLITNYKLAMAFGEIVAILYPSGHSLILVILNNKLRQASVRMLTCRKIACVV; translated from the coding sequence ATGTTCAGTCCTGCAGATAACATCTTTATAATCCTAATAACTGGAGAATTCATAATAGGAATATTGGGGAATGGATACATTGGACTAGTCAACTGGATTGACTggattaagaagaaaaagatatccaCAATTGACTGCATCCTCACCAATTTAGTTATCTCCAGAATTTGTTTGATCAGCGTAATGGTTGTAAATGGCATTGTAATAGTACTTTACCCAGATGTTTATACAAAAAGTAAACTACAGATAGTCATTTGTACCTTCTGGACATTTGCCAACTACTTAAATATGTGGTTTACCGCCTGCCTTAATGTCTTCTATTTTCTCAAGGTAGCCAATTCCTCTCACCCACTTTTTCTCTGGCTGAAGTGGAAAATTGATATGGTGGTTCGCTGGATCCTGCTGGGATGTTTTGCCATTTCCTTGCTGGTCAGCCTTATAATAGCAACAATACTGAGTCATGATTATAGGTTTCATGCAACTGCCAAACATAAAAGAAACGTTACTGAAATGTTCCATGTGAGTAAAATGCCATATTTTGAACCCTTGACTCTCTTTAACTTGCTTGCAATTGTCCCATTTATTGTGTCATTGatgtcatttttccttttagtaaGATCTTTACGGAGACATACCAAGCAAATAAAACTCTATGCTACTGGCGGTAGAGACCCAAGCACAGAAGCTCATGTGAGAGCCATTAAAACTATGACTTtgcttatcttcttttttttcctatactATACTACTTCGCTTTTGGTGAGCTTCAGCTATCTTATTACAAACTACAAGTTAGCTATGGCATTTGGAGAGATTGTAGCAATTCTCTATCCCTCGGGTCACTCacttattttagttattttaaataacaaactgAGGCAGGCATCTGTCAGAATGCTGACGTGTAGAAAAATTGCCTGCGTGGTATGA
- the TAS2R7 gene encoding taste receptor type 2 member 7 codes for MTDTVQTTLFFLAIGEFSVGILGNAFIGLVNCMDWVKKRKIASVDLILTSLAISRICLLCVILLDCFMLVLYPDVYATGKQMRIIDFFWTLTNHLSIWFATCLSMYYFFKIANFFHPLFLWMKWRIDRVISWILLGCVVLSVFINLPATENLNADFRRCVKAKRKTNLTWSCRVNKAQYASTKLFLNLVTLLPFSVCLMSFFLLILSLRRHIRRMQLSATGCRDSSTEAHVRALKAVISFLLLFIAYYLSFLIATSSYFIPETELAVIFGEFIALMYPSSHSFILILGNNKLRRASLKVLWTVMSILKGRKFQQHKQI; via the coding sequence ATGACAGATACAGTACAGACTACTTTATTCTTCTTAGCAATTGGAGAGTTTTCAGTGGGGATCTTAGGGAATGCATTCATTGGATTGGTAAACTGCATGGACTGGGTCAAGAAGAGGAAAATTGCCTCCGttgatttaatcctcacaagtcTGGCCATTTCCAGAATTTGTCTATTATGTGTAATACTATTAGATTGTTTTATGTTGGTGCTGTATCCAGATGTCTATGCCACTGGTAAACAAATGAGAATCATTGACTTCTTCTGGACACTAACCAACCATTTAAGCATCTGGTTTGCAACCTGCCTCAGCATGTACTATTTCTTCAAGATAGCTAATTTCTTTCACCCACTTTTCCTCTGGATGAAGTGGAGAATTGACAGGGTGATTTCCTGGATTCTATTGGGGTGCGTGGTTCTCTCTGTGTTTATTAACCTTCCAGCCACTGAGAATTTGAATGCTGATTTCAGGCGTTGTgtgaaggcaaagaggaaaacaaacttAACTTGGAGTTGCAGAGTAAATAAGGCTCAATATGCTTCTACCAAGTTATTTCTCAACCTGGTAACGCTGCTCCCGTTTTCTGTGTGCCTGATGTCATTTTTCCTCTTGATCCTCTCCCTGCGGAGACATATCAGGCGAATGCAGCTCAGTGCCACAGGGTGCAGAGACTCCAGCACAGAAGCCCATGTGAGAGCCCTGAAAGctgtcatttccttccttctcctctttatTGCCTACTATTTGTCCTTTCTCATCGCCACCTCCAGCTACTTTATTCCAGAGACGGAATTAGCTGTGATTTTTGGTGAGTTTATAGCTCTAATGTACCCCTCAAGCCATTCATTTATCCTAATACTGGGGAACAATAAATTAAGACGCGCATCTCTAAAGGTGCTTTGGACAGTAATGTCTattctaaaaggaagaaaattccaaCAACATAAACAGATCTGA
- the TAS2R9 gene encoding LOW QUALITY PROTEIN: taste receptor type 2 member 9 (The sequence of the model RefSeq protein was modified relative to this genomic sequence to represent the inferred CDS: inserted 1 base in 1 codon), which produces MPSTIKAIYIILIAGELTIGIWGNGFIVLVNCIDWLKRRDVSLIDIILISLAISRICLLCVIPLDGFFILLFPGTYDINVLVSIMDTVWTFANNSSLWFTSCLSIFYLLKIANISHPFFFWLKLKINKVILAILLGSFLISLIISVPINDDMWYHLFKVSQEENITWAFKVSTIPGAFKQLTLNLGATVPFILCLISFFLLLFSLVRHTKQIQLHATGFRHPSTEAHTRAVKTVIIFLLLLIVYYAVFLVMTSNALIPQGKXVLMIGDIVTVIFPSSHSFILIMGNSKLREAFLKMLRFVKGFLRRRKPFGP; this is translated from the exons ATGCCAAGTACAATAAAggcaatatatattattttaattgctgGTGAATTGACCATAGGGATTTGGGGAAATGGATTCATTGTACTAGTTAACTGCATTGACTGGCTCAAAAGAAGAGATGTTTCCTTGATTGACATCATCCTGATCAGCTTGGCCATCTCCAGAATCTGTTTGCTGTGTGTAATACCATTAGATGGCTTCTTTATACTGCTCTTTCCAGGTACATATGACATTAATGTGCTAGTAAGCATTATGGATACTGTCTGGACATTTGCCAATAATTCAAGTCTCTGGTTTACTTCTTGCCTCAGTATCTTCTATTTACTCAAGATAGCCAATATATCCCACCCATTTTTCTTCTGGCTGAAGCTAAAGATCAACAAGGTCATCCTTGCAATTCTTCTGGGGTCCTTTCTTATCTCCTTAATTATTAGCGTTCCAATTAATGATGACATGTGGTATCACCTTTTCAAGGTCAGTCAAGAAGAAAACATTACTTGGGCATTCAAAGTGAGTACAATTCCAGGTGCTTTCAAACAGTTAACCCTGAACCTGGGGGCGACAGTTCCCTTTATCCTTTGCCTGATCTCATTTTTCTTGTTACTTTTCTCCTTAGTTAGACACACCAAGCAGATTCAACTGCATGCTACAGGGTTCAGACACCCCAGCACAGAGGCCCACACGAGGGCCGTAAAGACAGTGATCATCTTTCTGCTCCTCCTCATTGTGTACTACGCAGTCTTTCTTGTTATGACCTCTAATGCTCTGATTCCCCAGGGAA TTGTGTTGATGATTGGTGACATAGTAACTGTCATTTTCCCAtcaagccattcattcattctaatcATGGGAAACAGCAAGTTGAGGGAAGCCTTTCTGAAGATGCTAAGATTTGTGAAGGGTTTCCTTAGAAGAAGAAAGCCTTTTGGTCCATAG